The following proteins are encoded in a genomic region of Pseudomonas saponiphila:
- a CDS encoding amino acid ABC transporter ATP-binding protein — protein MISIKNINKWYGDFQVLTDCSTEVKKGEVVVVCGPSGSGKSTLIKCVNALEPFQKGDIVVDGTSIADPKTNLPKLRSRVGMVFQHFELFPHLTITENLTIAQIKVLGRSKEEATKKGLQLLDRVGLAAHAHKHPGQLSGGQQQRVAIARALAMDPIVMLFDEPTSALDPEMVNEVLDVMVQLAQEGMTMMCVTHEMGFARKVANRVIFMDKGQIIEDCQKEEFFGDISARSERAQHFLEKILQH, from the coding sequence ATGATCTCTATCAAGAACATCAACAAGTGGTATGGGGACTTCCAGGTGCTGACCGATTGCAGCACCGAGGTCAAGAAGGGTGAAGTGGTGGTGGTCTGCGGGCCGTCCGGCTCGGGCAAATCGACCCTGATCAAGTGCGTCAACGCACTGGAACCCTTCCAGAAGGGCGACATCGTGGTGGACGGCACCTCCATCGCCGACCCGAAGACCAACCTGCCGAAGCTGCGTTCTCGGGTGGGCATGGTGTTCCAGCACTTCGAACTGTTCCCGCACCTGACCATCACCGAAAACCTGACCATCGCGCAGATCAAGGTCCTGGGTCGCAGCAAGGAAGAGGCCACCAAGAAAGGCCTGCAACTGCTGGACCGCGTCGGCCTCGCCGCCCATGCCCACAAGCACCCGGGCCAGCTGTCCGGCGGCCAGCAACAGCGCGTGGCCATCGCCCGCGCCCTGGCCATGGATCCGATCGTCATGCTGTTCGACGAACCGACCTCGGCCCTGGACCCGGAAATGGTCAATGAAGTACTGGACGTCATGGTGCAACTGGCCCAGGAAGGCATGACCATGATGTGCGTGACCCACGAAATGGGCTTTGCCCGCAAAGTGGCCAACCGCGTGATCTTCATGGACAAGGGCCAGATCATCGAAGACTGCCAGAAAGAGGAATTCTTCGGCGACATCAGCGCCCGCTCCGAACGTGCCCAGCACTTCCTCGAGAAGATCCTGCAGCACTAA
- a CDS encoding amino acid ABC transporter permease, whose amino-acid sequence MEFDFSGIVPAIPGLWNGMLMTLKLMVMGVVGGIILGTLLALMRLSHNKLLSNLAGAYVNYFRSIPLLLVITWFYLAVPFVLRWITGEDTPIGAFTSCIVAFMMFEAAYFCEIVRAGVQSIPKGQMGAAQALGMSYGQTMRLIILPQAFRKMTPLLLQQSIILFQDTSLVYTVGLVDFLNASRSSGDIIGRSNEFLIIAGLVYFTISFAASLLVKRLQKRFAV is encoded by the coding sequence ATGGAATTCGACTTCTCGGGCATCGTCCCGGCCATTCCCGGTCTGTGGAACGGCATGCTGATGACCCTCAAGCTGATGGTCATGGGCGTGGTCGGCGGGATCATCCTCGGCACCTTGCTGGCCCTGATGCGCTTGTCCCACAACAAGCTGCTGTCGAACCTGGCCGGCGCCTACGTCAACTACTTCCGCTCGATCCCGCTGCTGCTGGTGATCACCTGGTTCTACCTGGCGGTGCCTTTCGTGCTGCGCTGGATCACTGGCGAAGACACCCCGATCGGCGCATTCACCTCGTGCATCGTGGCCTTCATGATGTTCGAAGCGGCGTACTTCTGCGAAATCGTCCGCGCCGGCGTGCAGTCCATTCCCAAGGGCCAGATGGGCGCTGCCCAGGCACTGGGCATGAGCTATGGCCAGACCATGCGCCTGATCATCCTGCCCCAGGCGTTCCGCAAGATGACCCCTTTGCTGCTGCAGCAGAGCATCATCCTGTTCCAGGACACCTCCCTGGTGTACACCGTGGGCCTGGTGGACTTCCTTAACGCCTCGCGTTCTAGCGGCGACATCATCGGCCGCTCCAATGAATTCCTGATCATCGCTGGTCTGGTCTATTTCACAATCAGCTTTGCCGCCTCGCTGCTGGTCAAGCGTCTGCAAAAAAGGTTCGCCGTATGA
- a CDS encoding amino acid ABC transporter permease: protein MNYNWDWGVFFKSTGVGSETYLDWFISGLGWTIAIAVVAWIIALLLGSILGVMRTVPNRLVSGIATVYVEIFRNVPLLVQLFIWYFLVPDLLPANLQEWYKQDLNPTTSAYLSVVVCLGLFTAARVCEQVRTGIQALPRGQESAARAMGFSLPQIYWNVLLPQAYRIIIPPLTSEFLNVFKNSSVASLIGLMELLAQTKQTAEFSANLFEAFTLATLIYFTLNMSLMLLMRLVEKKVSVPGLISVGGK from the coding sequence ATGAATTACAACTGGGACTGGGGCGTGTTCTTCAAGTCCACCGGCGTGGGCAGCGAGACCTATCTCGACTGGTTCATCAGCGGCCTGGGCTGGACCATCGCCATCGCCGTGGTGGCCTGGATCATCGCGCTGCTGCTGGGGTCGATCCTGGGCGTCATGCGCACCGTGCCAAATCGCCTGGTGTCGGGCATCGCCACCGTCTACGTGGAGATCTTCCGTAACGTGCCGCTGCTGGTGCAGCTGTTCATCTGGTACTTCCTGGTGCCCGATCTGCTGCCGGCCAACCTTCAGGAGTGGTACAAGCAGGACCTCAACCCGACCACCTCGGCCTACCTGAGCGTTGTCGTGTGCCTGGGCCTGTTCACCGCCGCCCGGGTCTGCGAACAGGTCCGTACCGGCATCCAGGCGCTGCCCCGCGGCCAGGAATCCGCCGCTCGCGCCATGGGCTTCTCGCTGCCGCAGATCTACTGGAACGTGCTGCTGCCCCAGGCCTACCGGATCATCATTCCGCCGCTCACCTCGGAATTCCTCAACGTCTTCAAGAACTCCTCCGTGGCGTCCCTGATCGGCCTGATGGAACTGCTGGCCCAGACCAAGCAGACCGCCGAGTTCTCGGCCAACCTGTTCGAAGCCTTCACCCTGGCCACCCTGATCTACTTCACCCTGAACATGAGCCTGATGCTGCTGATGCGCCTGGTGGAGAAGAAAGTTTCGGTCCCCGGCCTGATCTCCGTGGGAGGTAAATAA
- a CDS encoding glutamate/aspartate ABC transporter substrate-binding protein, which produces MRIVPHLLGAAIAAALISTPVFAAELTGTLKKIKESGTITLGHRDASIPFSYIADASGVPVGYSHDIQLKIVEAIKKDLDMPDLKVKYNLVTSQTRIPLVQNGTVDVECGSTTNNVERQQQVDFSVGIFEIGTRLLSKKDSTYKDFPDLKGKNVVTTAGTTSERILKAMNADKQMGMNVISAKDHGESFQMLESGRAVAFMMDDALLAGEMAKAKKPTDWAVTGTPQSYEIYGCMVRKGDAPFKKAVDDAIVATYKSGEINKIYDKWFQSPIPPKGLNLMFPMSDELKALIANPTDKAADDKKS; this is translated from the coding sequence ATGCGCATCGTTCCCCATCTGTTGGGCGCAGCTATCGCTGCCGCTCTGATTAGCACTCCAGTTTTCGCTGCCGAGCTCACCGGCACACTGAAGAAAATCAAAGAATCCGGCACCATCACCCTCGGACATCGCGACGCTTCCATCCCGTTTTCCTACATCGCTGACGCTTCCGGCGTGCCAGTGGGCTACTCCCACGACATCCAGCTGAAAATCGTCGAAGCGATCAAGAAAGACCTCGACATGCCTGACCTGAAGGTCAAGTACAACCTGGTGACCTCCCAGACCCGTATCCCGCTGGTGCAGAACGGCACCGTGGACGTCGAGTGCGGCTCCACCACCAACAACGTCGAGCGCCAGCAACAGGTCGACTTCTCGGTCGGCATCTTTGAAATCGGTACCCGTCTGCTGTCCAAAAAGGACTCGACCTACAAGGACTTCCCTGACCTGAAAGGCAAGAACGTGGTGACCACCGCCGGTACCACTTCCGAGCGCATTCTCAAGGCCATGAACGCCGACAAGCAGATGGGCATGAACGTGATCTCCGCCAAGGACCACGGTGAGTCGTTCCAGATGCTGGAATCGGGCCGCGCCGTTGCCTTCATGATGGACGACGCGTTGCTGGCCGGTGAGATGGCCAAGGCCAAGAAGCCGACCGACTGGGCCGTGACCGGTACTCCACAGTCCTACGAAATCTACGGCTGCATGGTCCGCAAGGGCGATGCCCCGTTCAAGAAAGCCGTGGATGACGCCATCGTCGCTACCTACAAATCGGGCGAGATCAACAAGATCTACGACAAATGGTTCCAATCGCCGATCCCACCAAAAGGCCTGAACCTGATGTTCCCGATGAGCGACGAGCTCAAGGCCCTGATCGCCAACCCGACCGACAAAGCGGCTGACGATAAAAAGTCCTGA